ctcattacagatggttgtgagccaccatgttggtgctgggaattgaactcaggactcaggacctcgggaagagcagtcagtgctcttaacctctgagccatctttccagccccttaattattttttttttaattattttttaattttatttttgtggtttttcaagacagggtttctctatagctttggaggcagccctggaactcactttgtagaccaggctggcctcgaactcagagatccacctgcctctgcctcccgagtgctgggattacaggcgtgagccaccacggcctggctccCTTAAATTCTTATATTAATGAAACTAAGAATCCCAAGCGGGGGACCTTGGTTTCCCAAGAATCACCAAGATTTCTGGTAGCACtcctttcctgccttttaattctttaattgtcAGAGAAAATAAACTCATCCCTACACCTCTAGCCAGGAGCACCTGCCTCTTGGGGGTCTGACTTTGGTGTTTGTCAATTGCCAAGAAGAGGAACTAGGGACAGATGGGACAGCTTGGGTCTACATACTTCCAAAGTAGGCTGGTCAAGGGCCCCATCACCCTGGTTAAGCCCAACATGACCATGacggggcatgcctttaatcccagcactctgtgagttccaggccagtcagttatctcaaaaacaaaaacaaagaagagctGGACAAAGCTGTAACTCCTGCTACTTACTCCCAAGAGTAAAGAGATGTGGTTAAAAAGGGATGTTGCAACccagcctataatcccagctactgcagaggcaggaggatcaaaaggctggtagcacatgtctttattACCAgcattaggaggcagaggaagatgggtcTTCGAGTGTTCACAGCCAAGTTCAGATCAGCCAGGATTACATActgagaccccatttcaaaaaaagaagaggaagaggtagTAATCGTAAAcagaaggctggggatgtaggtcagtAGTAGGACATACACCTCTCGTGCAGGAAGCCCTGAATTCAACTCTGAGTTTTATAAGGGGTGGGGAAGGCTGAGGCTGAGAACAAGAGAACTGGGCACATGGGCCCAACACATCCCCCTGGGCTCCCCAGTCATTGACACTCTAAAGGGCAGTTTCTCAACTTTATTATTAGCCTGGGCTCTTCCCTGTCAGCCCCAGGGGCTGGTCCCTGGGCACAATGAGCAGGACTGAGGTTAGACAGGCTTGGCCTCTGGCTCTGGCAGCTTGGGACAGCCAAGCCAATGGCACAACAGATGCAAAAGTCCAAACATTGGCACACTTCAGGTGTGGCCGGTACCCAGCCAGGCCACAAGGTGGACGGGCGCACCATGGTCCTCTTCGGGCAAAGGGTCCACTATGGCAGCATTCCTTCCTGGACAGGCGTTAGGAACAGTTGGTGATTCTAGCCAGGAACTGTTGTGCCCACCACTCATCCAGGTCAATGGGTACAAAGTCTGTGGGCAGAATAAATGTTAGGCAGTGACGCTGCTTTCCAAGCTGGCCAGTACCTCTGCCCTCCAGCTGACCACAGCTCCTAGAACCTGGACTCCAAGCACAGCACTCAATGGAAAATGTGCAAGTCTGACCCAAGacttccctccccaaccccctagGCTAAACCTGGTGGAGAGGTCAAGGTGAGAGAACTATCTGGGGGCACAGGGCATGGGGAAAGGCTCACTCTGCAGCCGGGGATCTGGAGAGCTCTCCACGTACTGCACAGGACGAGGGCCACTCTCATTGGCAGGGCCGCCATCCAGCTGTCGCTCTACCTGCTGCCAGGCTGTGGGGGAAGGACAGTTAGAATGGACCCAGCCCCTGGTATCCCTCCCACCCCAGAACCTGGTGGCCACCTTGGACTCCAGCCTAGCTCAAGGAATGGACATGACCAGGCAGAAAGCTAAAGAAAAGGCCAGCCCTTGGGCTGTTAGAGTCAGGCTGTAGTGGGGAAGAACAGGACAGAGCCAGGTCCACACTactgggattcttttttttaagatttatttattacgtatacagaagagggcgccagatctcattacagatggttgtgagccatcatgtgggtgctgggaactgaactcaggacctctggaagagcagtcggtgctcttaacctctgagccatctctccagccccactactGGGATTCTATGGCCTGAGCCACAACCCCGGTCCCTTACTACCTTCGGACACAAATCGGACGTTCTCCTCGTGGGCCAATGTGTAGGTCTCTTGGGTTCCCTCGAGGGATGGGGATGTGGTGAGGGGCCGGCGGCCGTTCACTCGATTGAACACAAGCCTTGGCCCCGGACTGTGGGAGGGTAGGAAAGACATACAGTTAGCACAGCCAGGTCCAGGAGCTACTATGAAGGGTTCAAGAGCAGCCTCAGTACATACCCACTGCACCTGCACAGGCACAGACCCAAACTAGACCCTTCCTTAACCAGAGAGCAGCTACCCTTAGCTGCGTGAACaaggcctctctgctgcagaTCCTGAGCCTTCTTCAGCTCAGCTCAGACCTGTAGCTTTAGGCCCAGGGAAGGTTGAGTGTAAATCAGAAAGAGCCCCAGCTCTCTTTGCAGACCTTTGGCAGGGTACCACGGAGTACTCCACTACACTCCTAACTCCCAGTCAGGCAGGCTTCCAGGAGCCTGGTTTCAACCTCTGCCATCCCCACCCACCAGACACAGACACCCTCTCCTTCTAGAGATGTACCCACAGACCCAGTCACCTCAATGACATCCCCACTGTTggcaaacaaaccaaacaaggTTTGAACCAACATTTGCCCTTCCATTCCTGGCTGTTCCAGGCCCAAGTGAGATGAGCACAGAATGCTGGGGAGGGAAGTCTCTGGGTGGGAAGAGTACGACCTTAAGCCCAGCCCACTCCTCAAGGCAAGAAAGGGGCAACTTGAGTGAGATGTCCCCCCATAGCCCTGTGCTGCATTCTA
Above is a window of Onychomys torridus chromosome 8, mOncTor1.1, whole genome shotgun sequence DNA encoding:
- the Mcrip2 gene encoding MAPK regulated corepressor interacting protein 2 isoform X1 — encoded protein: MYTITKGPSKLVAQRRTGPTQQQVESRLGELLKCRQPAPPTGLPAREQSSAQPQGPWPLPSPGPRLVFNRVNGRRPLTTSPSLEGTQETYTLAHEENVRFVSEAWQQVERQLDGGPANESGPRPVQYVESSPDPRLQNFVPIDLDEWWAQQFLARITNCS
- the Mcrip2 gene encoding MAPK regulated corepressor interacting protein 2 isoform X3, which codes for MPAARAADRATRARAVLGAASGTLAPAKCPSHLRRNPERRGPPEPRKASRPAGTTSAWPSGSPGPRLVFNRVNGRRPLTTSPSLEGTQETYTLAHEENVRFVSEAWQQVERQLDGGPANESGPRPVQYVESSPDPRLQNFVPIDLDEWWAQQFLARITNCS